GCATCCGATAGGCCCAGTCGCCCGCGAAGGCGAGCATCAGGAAGCTGATGACCAGCAGCCCCGCGTTGATGATCGTGCACCACATGAAGAACGTCCGAAAGGTGGCGATGTCCATCGCATTCTCCTTCCCGGTTATTCCAGCATCGCGTCGTCCACACGGCGAAACAACCTTCTGGCACGCCACAAGCATGCAGGCCTCTGTTCGCCTATAGCTAACGTCGTCTCGCCCGAATATCAAGCGCCATCGGCAGCCGACGAAGATTACTGGCAGCACGGACGCACATGGAGTATCATGCAGATCAACGACAGGGGACATGGCATGAAGACCAGACACGCGGCATGTGTGATCGTTTTGGCCTCGGCCGCGACGGCGATGTTGTTGACCTGCGCCTCGGCTGATAAACCCGCCACGCTTCCCGCCCGGATCGCGCTGCCGGCGCCGCGGCAGGAGGGCCCGCTTACGGTCGAGCGGGCGATCGCCCAGCGGCGATCAGTCCGACGGTTCGCCGATCGGGCCGTGAGCATCAAGCAACTTTCACAGATTCTCTGGTCCGCTCAGGGCGTTACCGACCACCAGCAAGGGCTCCGAGCCGCTCCTTCCGCCGGTGCGCTGTATCCCATTGAGATGTACGTCGTTGCGGGGAATGTGGCCGATTTGGCTGCCGGCGTGTATCGTTACCTGCCGCGTGAGCATCGGCTGATGCGAGTTGCCTCCGGCGATCGGCGAAAGGCGCTTGTCGATGCGGCACTCGGACAGGGGAGTGTACGCAATGCCCCCGCCATTCTGGTTG
The Phycisphaerae bacterium genome window above contains:
- a CDS encoding SagB/ThcOx family dehydrogenase; protein product: MKTRHAACVIVLASAATAMLLTCASADKPATLPARIALPAPRQEGPLTVERAIAQRRSVRRFADRAVSIKQLSQILWSAQGVTDHQQGLRAAPSAGALYPIEMYVVAGNVADLAAGVYRYLPREHRLMRVASGDRRKALVDAALGQGSVRNAPAILVVSGVYSRTAAKYGERAARYVHMEAGAAAQNVYLQAEALDLATVLVGAFGDRQVQEALELPKDHEPLVLLPVGWEE